One window of Ziziphus jujuba cultivar Dongzao chromosome 5, ASM3175591v1 genomic DNA carries:
- the LOC107421113 gene encoding NAD(P)H-quinone oxidoreductase subunit M, chloroplastic, producing the protein MLYSVMAATSSSYMVSARVPMLNYMGGRRKMRNRRMAFSVSAQQQAQVEESEAVKTNEGEEKVKKQGAVPRPVEPQINVKSKNMSRDYGGQWLSSVTRHVRIFAAYIDPETCEFDQTQMDKLTLILDPTNEFVWNPETCNKVYSYFQELVDQYEGAPLTEYTLRLIGSDIEHYIRKLLFDGEIRYNMDAKVLNFSMGKPRIVFNSNEIPPQDLQ; encoded by the exons ATGCTATATTCAGTCATGGCAGCAACTTCTTCCTCATACATGGTCTCAGCTCGAGTTCCCATGTTGAATTACATGGGAGGCAGAAGGAAAATGAGGAATAGAAGAATGGCATTCTCAGTTTCAGCTCAACAGCAAGCTCAAGTTGAAGAATCAGAAGCAGTAAAAacaaatgaaggagaagagaaagtGAAGAAACAAGGAGCAGTTCCAAGGCCAGTTGAACCACAAATTAATGTGAAAAGCAAAAACATGAGCAGAGACTATGGAGGCCAATGGCTTAGCAGTGTCACAAGGCATGTGCGAATTTTCGCAGCCTATATCGACCCAGAAACCTGTGAATTCGATCAAACACAAATGGATAAACTCACTCTTATCCTCGATCCTACCAATGAATTTGTTTGGAATCCTGAAACTTGCAACAAGGTTTACTCTTATTTCCAAGAGCTTGTGGATCAATATGAG GGTGCTCCATTGACAGAATACACACTTCGTCTTATTGGTTCGGATATTGAGCACTACATAAGGAAGCTTCTATTTGATGGAGAAATTAGGTACAATATGGATGCCAAAGTCCTCAACTTCAGCATGGGCAAGCCTAGAATCGTGTTTAACAGCAATGAAATTCCTCCTCAGGATCTGCAGTAG
- the LOC107421112 gene encoding uncharacterized protein LOC107421112 isoform X1: protein MGCSRSASKKAKEFEGQMLQLEYFDDFKDDSRLNRRLRRKLNMLVANKNSKRKYNGNAPERRVKNKMEVEEIICSDGVKNKMQVKEIIPVDDVCYDDDENDSDYETCLMEDEQFCTDATTSVQEVGDDVDDSNEYNSDYVNYATYLMEGEKSCNDAPSVDEVGSDCHGCNSSFEECLKDWRGHGKSQTDATSVGDVYDDDDPDYKVFLKYLKKNRNSYVLHVFAGSEMLDPIMYENDYRPQDMFNLETGKTLKSCLVSGKTKVKTTLRGFSNRQNMRTKNSIKDRKSPRTLKKAVETSNREVGKRRKGSVVKRNANAKCSGPVFSRMQGFSNIRSDSDATLFTKDDGKDNVESDGERSYLKFLNDRAIDDGEVVSVGQSGNPLKIDENEKSDSDLEVIAMDKDPNCNEGYTPFVFARPFHECMADEDWMNHGSFAACHSLFRDKLMEILKMPYDPKEYKNLMKEVSCRKPIMRDRILRGVTKSYKSDSIAESYLQRCTELAEKIDLARGDRLRTLNLLRGFFYWLKNLSQEGAFRPWLDPICSEVLPPLESPIDDNATTESNEDDKAPPLESPMDDNATTESDEDDNSTTESDEDDNATIESDEDDKATSESDE, encoded by the exons ATGGGTTGTTCTCGTTCAGCTAGCAAAAAGGCTAAGGAATTTGAGGGGCAGATGCTTCAGCTGGAGTATTTTGATGACTTTAAGGATGATTCGAGGTTGAACAGGCGGTTGAGGAGAAAGTTAAATATGTTGGTtgcaaataaaaattccaaGCGAAAGTACAATGGCAATGCCCCTGAGAGAAGAGTTAAAAACAAAATGGAAGTCGAAGAAATAATATGCTCGGATGGTgtcaaaaacaaaatgcaagtCAAAGAGATAATACCCGTGGATGATGTTTGCTATGACGATGATGAGAATGATTCTGATTATGAAACATGCTTAATGGAAGATGAACAGTTCTGTACTGATGCTACTACATCTGTGCAAGAAGTTGGTGATGATGTTGATGATAGTAATGAATACAATTCTGATTATGTAAACTATGCAACGTACTTAATGGAAGGTGAAAAGTCCTGTAATGATGCTCCATCTGTGGATGAAGTTGGTAGTGATTGCCAtggttgtaattctagttttgagGAATGCTTAAAAGACTGGCGTGGACATGGAAAGTCCCAAACTGATGCTACATCTGTGGGTGATGTGTATGATGATGACGATCCTGATTATAAAGTgttcttaaaatatttgaagaaaaatagaaattcttATGTACTTCATGTTTTTGCAGGCAGTGAGATGTTGGATCCGATAATGTATGAGAATGATTATAGGCCTCAAGACATGTTCAATCTGGAAACTGGAAAAACTTTGAAGAGCTGTCTAGTGAGTGGGAAGACTAAAGTTAAAACAACTTTGAGGGGGTTTTCAAATAGACAAAATATGAGGACCAAGAATAGTATAAAAGACCGTAAGAGCCCAAGAACATTGAAGAAAGCCGTGGAAACTTCGAATAGAGAGGTTGGTAAAAGAAGAAAGGGTTCAGTAGTGAAGAGGAATGCAAATGCGAAATGCTCTGGTCCTGTTTTTAGTAGGATGCAAGGGTTTTCTAATATTAGATCTGATTCAGATGCCACTCTTTTTACCAAGGATGACGGCAAGGATAATGTTGAGTCTGATGGAGAAAGATCCTATTTAAAGTTTTTGAATGACCGTGCAATAGATGATGGAGAAGTAGTATCTGTAGGTCAATCTGGTAACCCACTGAAAATTGATGAGAATGAGAAGAGTGACTCTGATTTAGAAGTGATTGCAATGGATAAGGATCCAAATTGTAATGAAGGTTATACCCCATTTGTATTTGCAAGACCATTTCATGAGTGT ATGGCAGATGAGGACTGGATGAACCATGGAAGCTTTGCTGCCTGTCATTCCCTGTTTAGAGATAAGCTTATGGAGATTCTTAAAATGCCCTATGATCCGAAAGAGTATAAAAATCTTATGAAAGAAGTATCTTGTAGAAAGCCTATAATGCGAGATAGAATTTTGCGTGGTGTgacaaaatcatataaatcaGACTCCATTGCCGAATCATATCTTCAACGGTGCACAG AGCTTGcagaaaaaattgatttagcAAGAGGTGATCGACTTAGAACATTGAATCTTCTACGTGGATTTTTCTACTGGTTGAAG AATTTGTCCCAGGAAGGAGCATTCCGGCCATGGTTGGATCCAATATGTTCGGAGGTGTTGCCGCCTTTGGAATCACCTATAGATGACAATGCAACAACAGAATCTAATGAGGATGACAAGGCCCCACCTTTGGAATCACCTATGGATGACAATGCAACAACGGAATCTGATGAGGATGACAATTCAACAACGGAATCTGACGAGGATGACAATGCAACAATAGAATCTGATGAGGATGACAAGGCGACATCGGAATCTGATGAGTGA
- the LOC107421112 gene encoding uncharacterized protein LOC107421112 isoform X2 encodes MESPKLMLHLWVMCSEMLDPIMYENDYRPQDMFNLETGKTLKSCLVSGKTKVKTTLRGFSNRQNMRTKNSIKDRKSPRTLKKAVETSNREVGKRRKGSVVKRNANAKCSGPVFSRMQGFSNIRSDSDATLFTKDDGKDNVESDGERSYLKFLNDRAIDDGEVVSVGQSGNPLKIDENEKSDSDLEVIAMDKDPNCNEGYTPFVFARPFHECMADEDWMNHGSFAACHSLFRDKLMEILKMPYDPKEYKNLMKEVSCRKPIMRDRILRGVTKSYKSDSIAESYLQRCTELAEKIDLARGDRLRTLNLLRGFFYWLKNLSQEGAFRPWLDPICSEVLPPLESPIDDNATTESNEDDKAPPLESPMDDNATTESDEDDNSTTESDEDDNATIESDEDDKATSESDE; translated from the exons ATGGAAAGTCCCAAACTGATGCTACATCTGTGGGTGATGT GCAGTGAGATGTTGGATCCGATAATGTATGAGAATGATTATAGGCCTCAAGACATGTTCAATCTGGAAACTGGAAAAACTTTGAAGAGCTGTCTAGTGAGTGGGAAGACTAAAGTTAAAACAACTTTGAGGGGGTTTTCAAATAGACAAAATATGAGGACCAAGAATAGTATAAAAGACCGTAAGAGCCCAAGAACATTGAAGAAAGCCGTGGAAACTTCGAATAGAGAGGTTGGTAAAAGAAGAAAGGGTTCAGTAGTGAAGAGGAATGCAAATGCGAAATGCTCTGGTCCTGTTTTTAGTAGGATGCAAGGGTTTTCTAATATTAGATCTGATTCAGATGCCACTCTTTTTACCAAGGATGACGGCAAGGATAATGTTGAGTCTGATGGAGAAAGATCCTATTTAAAGTTTTTGAATGACCGTGCAATAGATGATGGAGAAGTAGTATCTGTAGGTCAATCTGGTAACCCACTGAAAATTGATGAGAATGAGAAGAGTGACTCTGATTTAGAAGTGATTGCAATGGATAAGGATCCAAATTGTAATGAAGGTTATACCCCATTTGTATTTGCAAGACCATTTCATGAGTGT ATGGCAGATGAGGACTGGATGAACCATGGAAGCTTTGCTGCCTGTCATTCCCTGTTTAGAGATAAGCTTATGGAGATTCTTAAAATGCCCTATGATCCGAAAGAGTATAAAAATCTTATGAAAGAAGTATCTTGTAGAAAGCCTATAATGCGAGATAGAATTTTGCGTGGTGTgacaaaatcatataaatcaGACTCCATTGCCGAATCATATCTTCAACGGTGCACAG AGCTTGcagaaaaaattgatttagcAAGAGGTGATCGACTTAGAACATTGAATCTTCTACGTGGATTTTTCTACTGGTTGAAG AATTTGTCCCAGGAAGGAGCATTCCGGCCATGGTTGGATCCAATATGTTCGGAGGTGTTGCCGCCTTTGGAATCACCTATAGATGACAATGCAACAACAGAATCTAATGAGGATGACAAGGCCCCACCTTTGGAATCACCTATGGATGACAATGCAACAACGGAATCTGATGAGGATGACAATTCAACAACGGAATCTGACGAGGATGACAATGCAACAATAGAATCTGATGAGGATGACAAGGCGACATCGGAATCTGATGAGTGA